From Pedobacter cryoconitis, one genomic window encodes:
- a CDS encoding esterase-like activity of phytase family protein — translation MKRAILSSCLMLTVSLYSCKKNNGGTITGNMTYPDMAEASDPAVLMTAANGVKVYNGGFGSAVAADPNDPAVFYLLTDRGPNADGPTDNIKVFGKPDFTPQIGKFRLKEGKLVLEQTVLLKNAAGVNLNGLPNLTGAGSTDETAVDLNGTVLSPSKDGLDSEGLVRAADGSFWVSDEYGPHLVHFDPSGKTIERINPFGDGTGGRKLPLVLARRKPNRGMEGLTITPDGKTLVGIMQSPMFNPSKAEVKGSVVLRILTFDIATGATKQYAYLQENASLTGVSEILAVNSTTFLTLERDGDYGGAPTNPATFKKVFKIDISQATDISDVTNSAAGKLFGGKTPEQLKDLAGLQTAGIVPVSKTVVLDLLKDLPSVYPHDKAEGMALVNGNTLVISNDDDFGVIPGDKGSFAPKLLPATNTVDRNRLYFVKIKL, via the coding sequence ATGAAAAGAGCTATACTATCATCCTGCCTTATGCTTACTGTATCCTTATATTCCTGTAAAAAGAATAATGGGGGAACAATCACTGGAAATATGACCTATCCTGATATGGCCGAAGCTTCAGACCCTGCGGTATTGATGACTGCTGCGAATGGGGTAAAAGTATATAACGGAGGCTTTGGTTCTGCTGTAGCGGCTGATCCCAATGATCCTGCGGTTTTTTACCTGTTAACCGACCGTGGCCCTAATGCAGATGGCCCTACTGATAATATAAAAGTATTTGGTAAGCCTGACTTTACGCCTCAGATTGGTAAATTCCGTTTGAAAGAGGGGAAGCTGGTCTTAGAGCAAACTGTATTGTTAAAAAATGCTGCCGGAGTTAACTTAAACGGTTTGCCAAATCTGACAGGTGCTGGTTCCACTGATGAAACAGCTGTTGATCTTAATGGGACAGTTCTGTCACCAAGTAAGGACGGGCTTGATTCCGAAGGATTAGTGCGCGCTGCTGATGGCAGTTTTTGGGTGAGTGATGAATATGGGCCTCATCTGGTTCACTTTGATCCGTCAGGAAAGACTATTGAAAGGATAAATCCATTTGGAGATGGGACAGGTGGCCGTAAACTTCCTTTGGTACTGGCAAGACGTAAGCCGAACCGCGGTATGGAAGGCCTAACGATAACTCCTGATGGAAAAACTTTAGTGGGTATTATGCAGTCGCCGATGTTCAATCCGTCTAAAGCAGAAGTAAAGGGATCTGTTGTACTTCGTATTTTAACTTTTGATATTGCTACCGGTGCGACTAAACAATATGCTTATTTACAGGAAAATGCATCGTTAACAGGAGTGAGTGAAATCCTGGCGGTGAACAGTACCACATTTTTAACCCTGGAAAGAGATGGAGATTATGGAGGGGCGCCAACTAATCCGGCTACTTTCAAAAAAGTATTTAAAATTGATATTTCTCAGGCTACCGATATTTCTGATGTTACAAATAGTGCAGCCGGTAAATTATTTGGGGGTAAAACTCCTGAACAATTAAAAGATCTGGCGGGCCTTCAGACCGCAGGCATTGTACCGGTCAGCAAAACTGTTGTACTTGATCTTTTAAAAGATCTGCCGTCCGTTTATCCGCATGATAAAGCAGAAGGGATGGCTTTAGTGAATGGAAATACTTTGGTGATCTCCAATGATGATGATTTTGGGGTAATTCCGGGAGATAAAGGCTCATTTGCACCTAAGCTATTGCCCGCTACGAATACAGTTGACCGTAACAGGTTATATTTTGTGAAGATCAAATTATAA
- a CDS encoding winged helix-turn-helix transcriptional regulator encodes MGTVKNKGNIREASCQEELTAMRDSIEILGGKWKLLIMRYLTNRTSENNHFKKIQRGINGISAKMLSKELKDLELNLMVTRTIQDTRPVTIDYAVTEYGKSIIPVTDMLVQWGLNHREKIKEDILV; translated from the coding sequence ATGGGCACCGTAAAAAATAAAGGGAATATACGTGAAGCAAGTTGTCAGGAAGAACTTACAGCTATGCGCGATAGTATAGAAATATTAGGGGGAAAATGGAAGTTGTTAATCATGAGGTATCTGACAAACAGGACTTCAGAAAATAATCATTTCAAGAAGATTCAGCGGGGTATTAATGGGATTTCTGCCAAAATGTTATCAAAAGAATTAAAAGATCTTGAACTTAATTTAATGGTGACCAGAACCATTCAGGATACCAGGCCGGTTACCATTGATTATGCGGTAACTGAATATGGTAAAAGTATCATTCCGGTAACTGACATGTTAGTCCAGTGGGGATTGAACCATCGGGAGAAAATTAAGGAAGATATACTTGTATAG
- a CDS encoding DUF2147 domain-containing protein: protein MRYISLLLLITAISFTGFAQNKDAILGQWVNSTGEAHVEIYKKESKYFGKIVWLKAPKDEKGNAKTDIKNPDAKLKSRPILGMEMLKDFVFEDGKWTDGKIYDPKSGKTYSCNMNLKDNGDLNMRGYIGISIIGRSEVWKKVK, encoded by the coding sequence ATGAGATACATTTCACTGCTTTTACTGATTACAGCAATTTCCTTCACAGGTTTTGCACAAAACAAAGATGCTATTCTTGGTCAATGGGTTAACTCTACAGGAGAGGCACATGTAGAGATTTATAAAAAAGAGTCTAAATATTTTGGTAAGATTGTATGGCTAAAAGCTCCAAAAGATGAAAAAGGCAATGCAAAGACGGATATTAAAAATCCTGATGCCAAGCTGAAATCCAGACCTATATTAGGAATGGAAATGCTTAAAGACTTTGTTTTTGAAGATGGAAAATGGACTGATGGTAAAATCTATGATCCCAAATCTGGTAAAACCTATAGCTGTAATATGAACCTTAAGGACAATGGTGATTTGAATATGCGCGGGTATATTGGTATCTCAATTATTGGAAGATCTGAAGTCTGGAAAAAAGTTAAATAA
- a CDS encoding TonB-dependent receptor, with translation MKQILLLFFLLGVLISPNTFAQQRTINGIIYSAEDHLPLPGVSIQIKGLDGVTISAKDGSFKIPVKNGRFLVISYIGYKTREVEIGKSATFNINLEQADNNLNELQIVGSRSANRTKLNSPVPVDIIDLKSLQEYAPQSSVTQLLQYVSPSFHSSVSGGGDAASATSTVQLKGLGVDQVLVLVNGKRRHKSSNISWGGLGNGATGYDLNSIPVGAIERIEILRDGAAAQYGSDAIAGVINIVLKSNVDQLTVSTIGSIRGRGDGLTTRTNANFGVKLGSKGYFNVTGEYATQAVSLPVGKSSDGIYIGPAYGGGANTRGFDQIYTKEIDDAILASRGIDRHFFDQRGSTNKAIDGLLSFNAAIPLKDGFEIYSFGGISHRNSQFTAVYRLPGWTERNNTFVYPDGFLPAMDNIITDQSFAVGVKGKIKEWNVDVSNVYGRNAFDNIITNSLNASLGQKTPRTFNAGSYNASQNSGSIDFTRRFQQVLSGLNVAFGGQYRVETYQIKAGEESSYSKADLSPIYDVQYTTGGIPYFNNIGSTPLNGLSPGSQIHAGFRPGNAVDVKRSISAAYADLELNVTNKWLVSGAFRIENYSDFGSVSTFKAATRYSFAKWLAIRGGYNTGFRAPDLAQFYYTETSTTFQNGVAIDQVTANNVNPATKALGIPALQPERSKGYSAGITSQPLQNIELTLDAYQIDIKDRVGNTGRFSATDTNLPADVRALFVQTGTVQAKFFYNSFSTRTKGIEFTGSYKFLLPDGSGAAFLAGGNFQQTRLTKVNTPKGLEAYRYIIFDESEKARVTSSIPATKITLQGTYNYKKINLLLRTVYFGKVTAVSQLNANFPQPDYYYQDFNPVWITDFSAGYRITPELQATIGVNNLFNVLGDYSIPAPGSNITRTQAPSASQAGTTTGIQPFIRLSATFK, from the coding sequence ATGGAAGATTTCTGGTCATTTCCTATATCGGTTATAAAACCCGGGAAGTGGAAATTGGAAAATCTGCCACATTTAATATCAACCTGGAGCAAGCTGATAATAATCTCAATGAGTTACAGATTGTTGGTTCACGCAGTGCGAACAGAACCAAGTTAAATTCTCCGGTTCCGGTTGATATTATCGACCTGAAATCCTTGCAGGAATATGCTCCTCAATCCAGTGTTACCCAATTACTCCAATATGTATCTCCTTCTTTCCATTCCTCAGTTTCCGGAGGTGGCGACGCGGCCTCAGCAACCTCTACGGTTCAGCTCAAGGGATTGGGAGTGGACCAGGTATTGGTGCTGGTCAATGGTAAAAGAAGACATAAAAGCTCGAACATCAGCTGGGGTGGATTAGGCAATGGTGCAACCGGGTATGACCTGAACTCAATTCCTGTCGGAGCAATTGAAAGAATTGAAATATTGAGGGATGGTGCGGCGGCGCAATACGGATCTGATGCCATTGCCGGTGTGATCAATATCGTATTGAAAAGTAACGTTGACCAGTTAACGGTGAGTACCATTGGAAGTATTCGTGGCAGAGGAGATGGCTTAACTACCCGGACCAATGCTAATTTTGGCGTTAAGTTAGGATCTAAGGGTTATTTCAATGTGACCGGAGAATATGCAACACAAGCAGTCTCATTGCCTGTAGGAAAAAGTTCTGATGGAATTTATATTGGCCCTGCTTATGGAGGAGGAGCTAATACAAGGGGTTTCGATCAGATTTATACCAAAGAAATTGATGATGCTATACTGGCTTCAAGGGGTATTGACCGTCACTTTTTCGATCAGCGCGGATCTACCAATAAAGCTATAGACGGTCTGCTCTCTTTTAATGCAGCTATCCCTTTGAAAGATGGATTTGAAATCTATTCTTTCGGAGGGATTAGTCATCGCAATTCCCAATTTACTGCGGTTTACAGATTGCCTGGCTGGACAGAGCGAAATAATACTTTTGTTTATCCGGATGGATTTCTGCCTGCAATGGATAACATTATCACAGATCAGTCTTTTGCGGTTGGTGTGAAAGGGAAAATAAAAGAATGGAATGTAGATGTATCCAATGTTTACGGAAGAAATGCTTTTGATAATATCATTACCAATTCTTTGAATGCCAGTTTGGGACAAAAAACACCGAGAACATTTAATGCCGGCAGTTATAATGCCTCACAAAATAGTGGTAGTATTGATTTTACACGGAGATTCCAGCAGGTATTGAGTGGCTTGAATGTTGCTTTCGGTGGTCAGTACAGAGTAGAAACTTATCAGATTAAAGCAGGAGAGGAAAGTTCGTATTCCAAAGCAGATCTGAGCCCGATTTATGATGTACAATATACTACCGGAGGTATTCCATATTTTAATAATATCGGCAGTACACCTTTGAATGGATTATCTCCGGGCTCACAAATCCATGCTGGTTTCCGGCCTGGTAATGCTGTGGATGTCAAGCGCTCTATTTCTGCTGCTTATGCTGATCTGGAATTGAACGTCACTAATAAATGGTTGGTTTCCGGTGCATTTCGTATAGAGAATTACTCTGATTTTGGAAGTGTGAGTACTTTCAAAGCAGCCACACGGTATAGTTTTGCCAAATGGCTTGCTATCAGAGGAGGATATAACACAGGTTTCCGGGCCCCGGATCTGGCTCAGTTTTATTATACAGAAACCTCTACTACTTTCCAGAATGGGGTTGCAATTGACCAGGTGACCGCCAATAATGTAAACCCTGCTACTAAAGCGCTTGGGATACCAGCCCTGCAACCAGAAAGGTCTAAAGGATACTCAGCAGGAATTACTTCACAACCTTTACAAAATATAGAATTGACCCTTGATGCTTATCAGATCGATATTAAAGACAGGGTAGGGAATACCGGACGCTTTTCTGCGACGGATACCAACCTGCCTGCTGATGTAAGAGCGTTATTTGTACAAACCGGAACTGTACAGGCCAAATTCTTTTATAACTCATTTAGTACAAGAACTAAGGGAATTGAATTTACAGGGAGCTATAAATTCTTATTGCCTGATGGATCAGGTGCCGCATTTTTAGCCGGTGGTAATTTTCAGCAAACCAGGCTGACCAAAGTAAATACCCCTAAAGGACTGGAAGCTTATCGTTATATTATTTTTGATGAAAGTGAGAAGGCCCGGGTTACTTCAAGTATCCCTGCTACTAAAATCACTTTGCAAGGCACTTATAATTATAAGAAAATCAATCTGCTGCTCAGAACTGTATACTTTGGTAAAGTGACAGCAGTGAGCCAGCTCAATGCTAACTTTCCTCAGCCGGATTATTACTATCAGGACTTCAACCCGGTCTGGATTACAGATTTTTCTGCCGGATACCGGATTACTCCTGAATTGCAGGCGACAATCGGGGTAAACAATTTATTCAATGTGCTGGGTGATTATTCTATTCCCGCGCCGGGAAGTAATATTACCAGAACTCAGGCCCCAAGCGCCAGTCAGGCAGGTACAACTACAGGTATTCAGCCATTTATCAGGTTATCAGCTACTTTTAAATAA
- a CDS encoding DUF2158 domain-containing protein, with amino-acid sequence MAKFTTGAIVALKSGGPNMTAGTLTEAGYVTCFWFDQNQSLQSVTLHEDLLVEAVV; translated from the coding sequence ATGGCAAAATTTACAACAGGCGCAATTGTAGCGCTAAAATCAGGCGGGCCGAATATGACTGCTGGTACCTTAACAGAAGCCGGTTATGTAACTTGTTTCTGGTTTGATCAGAACCAATCCCTTCAAAGCGTAACCCTGCATGAAGATCTTCTGGTTGAAGCTGTAGTCTAA
- a CDS encoding WD40/YVTN/BNR-like repeat-containing protein, producing MRILLYLLLLTPFAVFSQTYELSTVNTGTNTSIRGMSVVSDSIAWVSGSNGFIGRSTDGGKEWTWTKPKGYEKLDFRDIEAFDKNHAVIVNAGSPAYILRTEDGGKSWTETYKNLDSAIFLDGMSFWDKKHGIIFGDPIQNHLQLLITDDGGCNWKDVSTRLKQTTATGEAGFAASGTGIKTMAGGKVWIATGGTKSNIYASDNYGLSWKRYDCPILRGKSTTGAFSIDFYNENQGIVVGGDYEKDKENTNNVLLTSDGGKSWSKPSRPVFGFRSGVIWYDDKTCFATGTSGTDVSRDGGMNWYHISEESFNVIQKAKNGKLILLAGGKGLIYSLKIK from the coding sequence ATGCGAATACTCCTGTACCTTTTATTGCTGACGCCCTTTGCTGTATTTTCACAAACCTACGAACTAAGTACTGTTAATACTGGAACTAATACCAGTATCAGAGGAATGTCTGTCGTCTCTGACAGCATTGCCTGGGTAAGCGGAAGTAACGGATTCATTGGCAGAAGCACAGATGGAGGTAAGGAGTGGACATGGACAAAACCTAAAGGTTATGAAAAACTCGACTTCAGAGATATTGAAGCCTTTGATAAAAACCATGCAGTAATCGTTAATGCAGGTTCTCCAGCTTACATTCTTCGTACCGAAGATGGAGGGAAAAGCTGGACTGAAACTTATAAAAACCTGGATTCTGCGATATTCCTTGATGGAATGTCATTCTGGGATAAAAAACATGGGATCATCTTCGGTGATCCCATTCAAAACCACTTACAACTGCTTATTACTGATGATGGAGGTTGTAACTGGAAAGATGTATCCACCAGGTTAAAACAGACTACTGCAACCGGCGAGGCTGGTTTTGCAGCAAGCGGCACCGGAATTAAAACCATGGCCGGAGGAAAAGTCTGGATAGCCACTGGTGGTACAAAATCAAATATTTATGCATCTGATAATTACGGGTTAAGCTGGAAAAGATACGACTGTCCGATTTTACGTGGAAAAAGTACTACAGGCGCATTCTCAATAGACTTTTACAATGAAAATCAGGGGATAGTAGTTGGTGGTGATTATGAAAAAGATAAAGAAAACACAAATAACGTGTTACTCACCAGTGATGGAGGAAAATCATGGTCAAAACCATCAAGACCGGTTTTTGGTTTTCGTTCCGGTGTAATCTGGTATGATGATAAAACCTGTTTTGCGACCGGTACCTCAGGCACTGATGTTTCCAGAGACGGCGGCATGAACTGGTATCACATCTCTGAGGAAAGCTTTAATGTGATTCAAAAAGCAAAAAACGGCAAGCTTATTTTACTTGCCGGTGGTAAAGGTTTAATTTACAGTTTGAAAATCAAATAA
- a CDS encoding LLM class flavin-dependent oxidoreductase, translating to MVNETHQKKLSSIPYSVLDLATVVAGKTPADTFINSVDLAQNAEKFGYTRYWLAEHHNMISVASSATSLLIGHIAGNTKTIRVGSGGIMLPNHSPLIVAEQFGTLATLYPGRIDLGLGRAPGTDQTTAMAIRGERFNAVHDFPQDIIKLQTFFSADNANSRVRAIPGEGLDIPIWVLGSSTDSARLAAAMGLPYAFASHFAPAQFLTAINLYRQNFKPSEHLKAPYVISCVNVIAADTDAEANRLATSLKRFFMGVVTGKLELLQPPVENMNGVWTDYEEEAVSQMIACSFFGSPQTIKEDMESFIKQTGVDEIMVTSHIFDHQARLYSYQLFAELMKG from the coding sequence ATGGTAAATGAAACACATCAAAAGAAACTATCAAGTATCCCATATTCAGTATTAGATTTAGCAACAGTGGTTGCTGGAAAAACACCTGCTGATACTTTTATTAATAGCGTTGATCTGGCGCAAAATGCAGAGAAATTTGGTTACACCAGGTATTGGCTGGCAGAACATCACAATATGATTAGTGTGGCCAGCTCAGCAACTTCTCTGCTGATCGGTCATATTGCAGGAAATACCAAAACCATCCGGGTAGGTTCGGGCGGAATTATGCTGCCTAATCACTCCCCGTTAATCGTTGCGGAACAGTTTGGGACTTTAGCCACTTTATATCCAGGAAGAATAGATTTAGGACTTGGCCGTGCACCGGGTACCGATCAGACTACCGCTATGGCCATCAGAGGAGAGCGGTTTAATGCGGTGCATGACTTCCCGCAGGATATTATCAAATTACAAACTTTTTTCTCAGCAGATAATGCAAATAGCCGGGTCAGAGCAATTCCGGGCGAAGGATTGGATATTCCAATCTGGGTATTAGGTTCCAGCACTGACAGTGCACGTTTAGCTGCGGCTATGGGACTTCCTTACGCTTTTGCGAGTCACTTTGCCCCAGCTCAGTTCCTGACAGCAATTAATCTTTATCGTCAGAATTTCAAGCCTTCTGAACATCTTAAAGCGCCTTATGTAATTTCCTGTGTTAATGTAATCGCTGCGGACACAGATGCTGAAGCTAACAGGCTGGCTACTTCTTTAAAACGCTTCTTTATGGGCGTAGTGACTGGTAAACTTGAACTATTACAACCACCAGTTGAGAATATGAATGGCGTTTGGACTGATTATGAAGAGGAAGCAGTGAGCCAAATGATAGCTTGTTCGTTTTTTGGCAGTCCACAGACTATCAAAGAAGATATGGAGTCTTTTATTAAACAAACCGGTGTTGATGAGATCATGGTTACTTCTCACATTTTTGATCATCAGGCAAGATTGTATTCTTACCAGCTTTTTGCAGAGCTGATGAAAGGATAA
- the pncB gene encoding nicotinate phosphoribosyltransferase: MTIQPITSIVSILDNDFYKFTMQQGVIRLFPYAKVRYKFINRGKHSFPPGFGDALRKAVNEMPALRLTREEKKFLQVNCPYLDPLYLDFLEGYRYQPDEVHIEQAGDQLEIHIEGLWYRAILWEVPIMSLICELFYELTHAVRISNEEVIERTRKKIENYRDLGVTVAEFGTRRRYSYAIHRLVLQTLQQYGEGSFIGTSNVHMAMVHQTKPIGTHAHEWFMFHAARYGFKMANSLGLEHWVQVFRGDLGIALSDTYTTDVFFRQFDKMFSKLFDGVRHDSGDPLLFADKVIAHYERMGIDPQTKTIIFSDALNYEKVARIAGHCRNRIGISFGIGTNLTNDAGPEPMNIVIKMTQAQPQNEQWTDVIKLSDEHGKYTGTEKMITLAKEILEID; the protein is encoded by the coding sequence ATGACTATACAACCAATTACTTCAATTGTGTCCATCCTTGACAATGACTTTTATAAGTTCACCATGCAGCAGGGTGTTATTCGTTTGTTCCCGTATGCCAAAGTGCGTTATAAATTTATAAACCGTGGTAAACATTCTTTTCCACCAGGATTTGGTGATGCACTGCGTAAGGCGGTGAACGAAATGCCAGCGTTGCGGTTAACCCGCGAAGAGAAGAAATTCTTGCAGGTCAACTGCCCTTATCTTGATCCGTTATACCTGGATTTTCTGGAAGGTTATCGGTATCAGCCAGATGAAGTGCATATTGAACAGGCAGGTGATCAGTTAGAAATACATATTGAGGGCTTATGGTATCGTGCTATTTTATGGGAGGTTCCAATTATGTCTTTAATTTGCGAACTATTCTATGAGCTGACACATGCGGTTAGGATCAGTAATGAAGAGGTAATTGAAAGGACAAGGAAAAAGATCGAGAACTATCGGGATCTTGGTGTTACAGTTGCTGAATTCGGCACGCGCCGCAGGTATTCTTACGCTATTCACCGCCTGGTATTGCAGACGTTGCAGCAATATGGAGAGGGATCATTTATCGGAACCAGTAATGTACATATGGCAATGGTCCATCAAACCAAACCAATTGGAACGCATGCGCATGAATGGTTTATGTTCCATGCGGCACGTTATGGTTTTAAAATGGCCAATTCTTTAGGTCTGGAGCATTGGGTACAGGTTTTCCGCGGAGACCTGGGGATTGCTTTATCCGATACCTATACAACTGATGTATTTTTCAGACAGTTTGATAAAATGTTCTCCAAGTTATTTGATGGGGTAAGGCATGATAGTGGTGATCCGCTGCTTTTTGCAGATAAAGTGATTGCACATTATGAGCGGATGGGTATAGATCCACAGACTAAAACTATCATTTTTTCTGATGCACTTAATTATGAAAAGGTTGCCAGGATTGCTGGTCACTGCCGTAACCGGATTGGTATATCCTTCGGTATCGGAACTAATCTGACTAATGATGCCGGCCCTGAGCCAATGAATATAGTGATTAAAATGACGCAGGCTCAACCTCAGAATGAGCAATGGACAGATGTGATCAAATTATCAGATGAGCATGGGAAATATACAGGTACAGAGAAAATGATTACACTTGCTAAAGAAATTCTTGAAATTGATTAG
- a CDS encoding zinc-binding alcohol dehydrogenase family protein: MKAILLKDFGSTDNFILENNYAIPEPGDRDILIKIKATAFNPIDYQMRQGKTEKKRMHSPILGREFSGVIVKVGKLTQRFKVGDAVFAASGSMGSNGTYTEYISVPELLLVHKPEQLTFEEAAAIPSASLTALQCYNRLGIQFTDSVFITGAAGGVGMALVKILIAKGYQKIIATAGNQESKSQLLKAGLKEEQLIDYKTAHLSQVIINHNKGHLFNHCIDLVGDQMSLICAQVIATNGTYADVTALTTGQAREELFHKGAVLVNISNYAYSLEKNYGYYGDSLSKFMQLMSVLSLSPPAIKNIGLLSVETVKEAHQLLEDNQTKGRKLVMQIA, translated from the coding sequence ATGAAAGCGATTCTATTAAAAGATTTTGGAAGTACTGATAATTTCATCCTTGAAAATAATTATGCAATCCCTGAACCCGGGGATCGTGACATCCTGATTAAAATAAAAGCAACTGCTTTTAATCCAATTGATTATCAGATGAGGCAAGGTAAAACAGAAAAAAAACGAATGCATTCCCCTATCCTGGGACGCGAGTTTTCTGGTGTCATTGTTAAGGTGGGTAAACTAACGCAACGATTTAAAGTTGGTGATGCAGTGTTTGCTGCTTCTGGTAGTATGGGGTCAAACGGTACTTATACTGAATATATCAGTGTGCCGGAATTGCTCTTAGTACATAAACCTGAGCAGTTGACTTTTGAAGAAGCCGCTGCTATTCCAAGTGCTTCTCTTACAGCGCTGCAATGTTATAACCGGTTGGGTATCCAGTTTACGGATTCGGTCTTCATTACCGGGGCTGCCGGGGGTGTAGGTATGGCGCTGGTCAAAATACTGATTGCTAAAGGTTATCAGAAAATCATAGCGACTGCGGGTAACCAGGAGAGTAAAAGTCAATTGCTTAAAGCTGGATTAAAAGAGGAGCAGCTTATTGATTATAAAACAGCTCATCTTTCACAGGTTATCATAAATCACAATAAAGGTCATTTATTTAATCATTGTATAGATCTGGTTGGGGATCAGATGTCCCTGATTTGTGCACAGGTAATTGCGACAAACGGCACTTATGCTGATGTGACTGCTTTAACCACCGGGCAGGCAAGGGAAGAACTGTTTCACAAAGGAGCAGTTCTGGTGAATATTTCCAACTATGCCTATTCCCTGGAAAAGAATTATGGTTATTATGGAGACAGCCTGAGCAAGTTTATGCAGTTAATGTCAGTGCTTTCTCTTAGTCCTCCTGCCATAAAAAATATAGGCTTACTAAGCGTAGAAACAGTCAAAGAGGCACATCAGCTTTTGGAAGATAACCAAACCAAAGGCAGAAAATTAGTGATGCAGATCGCTTAG
- a CDS encoding cupin domain-containing protein, whose product MSQIPKIPRRIVTGIKNGRSVITDDAIATNVSEHFPGLIISDIWATSQMPADLSTEIIVENTAYPVVPANGSYFRYVSIPPDKDLGIKPLEAGQVHPLMHKTATLDYIIILSGEIYMILDEEETLLKAGDIVIQRGTNHAWSNRSDTHCIQLAVLLAAN is encoded by the coding sequence ATGTCACAAATACCAAAGATACCACGACGAATAGTCACAGGAATAAAAAATGGCAGATCAGTCATCACTGATGATGCAATAGCTACTAACGTCTCAGAACATTTCCCTGGTCTGATCATCTCAGATATCTGGGCAACAAGCCAGATGCCAGCAGACCTGTCAACAGAGATTATAGTAGAAAACACCGCATATCCGGTAGTACCTGCAAACGGGTCTTATTTCCGTTATGTAAGCATTCCACCAGATAAAGATCTGGGAATTAAACCGCTGGAGGCTGGACAAGTACATCCTTTAATGCATAAAACCGCTACACTTGATTATATCATTATCTTATCAGGAGAGATTTATATGATTCTGGACGAGGAAGAAACATTATTAAAAGCTGGAGATATAGTGATTCAGCGGGGCACAAATCATGCCTGGAGCAACCGTTCTGATACCCATTGTATTCAACTGGCAGTTTTATTAGCTGCCAATTAA
- a CDS encoding DUF4397 domain-containing protein, translating to MKNSTLSIIIISTIFLFSGCHKADYLDVDAGDRPALSAKVKFVNARLSPVAVNFWDFTRKVTPALLSRNTASPYLDTQFGKVQYNVTEGTNTSYKASYVFGGSANFVQESNTTSFSGPNGPIADFAHTLFTVKKRLTSTLNPNNIDSLILVYDDLSLPAPGKAKIRFANFSPDAPSLDFFYTSGAAIFKGVSYGDFGDQVVIPYTNGKSPSTINGLTWKTLGPFKEVDAGTNLSFQLKKSADQGLVPVTGNSLTGIVLENGKIYTLFVNGLVSGSPELTATIIVHN from the coding sequence ATGAAGAATTCAACCTTAAGTATAATTATTATAAGCACCATATTCCTGTTCTCTGGCTGCCATAAAGCAGATTACCTTGATGTTGATGCAGGTGACCGGCCTGCGCTGAGTGCTAAAGTCAAATTTGTGAATGCGCGGCTTTCACCAGTTGCTGTAAATTTCTGGGACTTTACGAGAAAGGTTACCCCAGCTTTATTGTCGAGAAATACAGCTTCTCCTTATCTCGATACTCAGTTTGGGAAGGTTCAGTATAACGTGACTGAAGGCACGAATACCTCTTATAAAGCTTCCTATGTTTTTGGTGGAAGTGCAAACTTTGTACAAGAAAGTAACACGACTTCTTTTTCTGGCCCCAATGGGCCTATTGCGGATTTCGCACATACCTTGTTTACTGTTAAAAAACGATTGACAAGCACTTTAAATCCAAATAATATAGACAGTCTGATTTTGGTTTATGATGATTTGTCCCTTCCTGCACCAGGCAAAGCAAAAATCAGGTTTGCCAATTTCTCTCCTGATGCCCCTTCACTTGATTTCTTCTATACCAGTGGAGCAGCTATTTTTAAAGGTGTTAGTTACGGGGATTTTGGAGATCAGGTAGTAATTCCATACACGAATGGAAAATCCCCATCCACAATTAATGGTCTTACCTGGAAAACATTAGGGCCCTTTAAAGAAGTAGATGCAGGAACAAATCTCAGCTTTCAATTAAAAAAATCAGCTGACCAGGGCTTAGTTCCTGTGACCGGAAATTCATTGACAGGTATTGTGCTGGAGAATGGTAAGATTTATACCCTGTTTGTTAACGGTTTGGTGAGTGGTTCACCAGAACTTACTGCTACGATAATTGTGCATAACTAA